The Arachis hypogaea cultivar Tifrunner chromosome 16, arahy.Tifrunner.gnm2.J5K5, whole genome shotgun sequence genome contains a region encoding:
- the LOC112697829 gene encoding ABC transporter I family member 17-like isoform X1, which translates to MSSLIDEWKEQLLEVENGEGHPKMEVRDLRRVSDAGVPILKGISLEIPKGVIVGVIGPSGSGKSTLLRALNRLWEPPSASVFLDSRDICQLDVLSLRRKVGMLFQLPALFEGTVADNVRYGPSLSGKKLSDVEVCKLLMLADLDASFLQKSAAELSVGQAQRVALARTLANSPEVLLLDEPTSALDPISTENIEAALLKLNKNSGMTMIMVSHSIKQIQRIADVVCLLVDGEIVEILNPNQLSQANHPMAQRFLQLTT; encoded by the exons ATGTCTTCTCTGATAG ATGAGTGGAAGGAGCAGCTTTTGGAGGTGGAGAATGGCGAAGGACACCCGAAAATGGAGGTACGCGATCTTCGGAGAGTGTCGGATGCAGGGGTCCCAATACTGAAGGGCATCAGTCTGGAAATCCCAAAGGGCGTCATAGTGGGAGTCATAGGCCCCAGTGGCAGCGGCAAGTCAACGCTCCTCAGGGCACTCAACCGCCTCTGGGAGCCTCCATCCGCCTCCGTCTTCCTCGACTCTCGAGACATCTGCCAGCTCGACGTGCTCTCCCTCCGGCGCAAAGTCGGCATGCTGTTCCAGCTGCCCGCCCTCTTCGAAGGCACTGTAGCCGACAACGTGAGGTACGGCCCCAGCCTCAGCGGGAAGAAGCTTTCAGATGTTGAGGTATGTAAGCTGTTGATGCTAGCGGACCTGGACGCTTCCTTCCTTCAGAAGTCGGCGGCGGAGTTGTCAGTGGGTCAAGCACAGAGGGTTGCGCTGGCCAGAACTCTTGCTAATTCCCCTGAGGTTTTGCTGCTTGATGAGCCAACGAGTGCTTTAGATCCTATTTCCACGGAGAATATAGAGGCTGCATTGTTGAAGCTCAACAAGAATAGTGGCATGACCATGATTATGGTGTCTCACAGCATCAAACAAATACAGAGGATTGCTGACGTCGTCTGCCTCCTCGTTGATGGTGAGATTGTTGAGATTCTAAACCCTAACCAACTCTCCCAAGCCAACcatcccatggctcagaggtttCTTCAACTCACCACTTAA
- the LOC112697829 gene encoding ABC transporter I family member 17-like isoform X2 produces MEVRDLRRVSDAGVPILKGISLEIPKGVIVGVIGPSGSGKSTLLRALNRLWEPPSASVFLDSRDICQLDVLSLRRKVGMLFQLPALFEGTVADNVRYGPSLSGKKLSDVEVCKLLMLADLDASFLQKSAAELSVGQAQRVALARTLANSPEVLLLDEPTSALDPISTENIEAALLKLNKNSGMTMIMVSHSIKQIQRIADVVCLLVDGEIVEILNPNQLSQANHPMAQRFLQLTT; encoded by the coding sequence ATGGAGGTACGCGATCTTCGGAGAGTGTCGGATGCAGGGGTCCCAATACTGAAGGGCATCAGTCTGGAAATCCCAAAGGGCGTCATAGTGGGAGTCATAGGCCCCAGTGGCAGCGGCAAGTCAACGCTCCTCAGGGCACTCAACCGCCTCTGGGAGCCTCCATCCGCCTCCGTCTTCCTCGACTCTCGAGACATCTGCCAGCTCGACGTGCTCTCCCTCCGGCGCAAAGTCGGCATGCTGTTCCAGCTGCCCGCCCTCTTCGAAGGCACTGTAGCCGACAACGTGAGGTACGGCCCCAGCCTCAGCGGGAAGAAGCTTTCAGATGTTGAGGTATGTAAGCTGTTGATGCTAGCGGACCTGGACGCTTCCTTCCTTCAGAAGTCGGCGGCGGAGTTGTCAGTGGGTCAAGCACAGAGGGTTGCGCTGGCCAGAACTCTTGCTAATTCCCCTGAGGTTTTGCTGCTTGATGAGCCAACGAGTGCTTTAGATCCTATTTCCACGGAGAATATAGAGGCTGCATTGTTGAAGCTCAACAAGAATAGTGGCATGACCATGATTATGGTGTCTCACAGCATCAAACAAATACAGAGGATTGCTGACGTCGTCTGCCTCCTCGTTGATGGTGAGATTGTTGAGATTCTAAACCCTAACCAACTCTCCCAAGCCAACcatcccatggctcagaggtttCTTCAACTCACCACTTAA